In Yarrowia lipolytica chromosome 1F, complete sequence, a genomic segment contains:
- a CDS encoding uncharacterized protein (Compare to YALI0F25707g, no similarity) codes for MLSRTPRPDTKHKRKSSLLDLFGLGQLAKEDPQVPEISAPIPSSLQQFHTTPQDLQGEFIDLTLGAKRDSSHFHAECETPPKRRSYYDPNTDQLSPIQNVDANDLVNETISLRNRDSSRDYTHLSHSAQPSLSESLHDSESHCMSESQPQTPHTDYNDEFEDDDAAILQAECVEFHQPRFQTMNPASMHSVSTIGDACVRVGCSSPAFSDADPFKKRESMLSTSTLDRTPSKRGNKNDLIDRYLNSLYDSQDHPSIDDDMNMDVDEDTTRVYYQHPVTPPQSTFNFPTRDSSLPQNSPRNELQSASSCYSSNVSSAQKSVQVEDASFAMINPYANGSRSSSASVNVVPRSRVASSGGVNRKPVPARQEESVMGEFENELARLDSIGTFTELPPPVSYASSIISDKLTPHPALVNARNTAPGMGSRNGSQRDISRDMAGMSIASSSTQSVNHAARNPHIQQHSTTPSVSSDNRSKRHSLSGKFGKLKDFGRRITHSKPTAPAPTPAVSSAAPTPRPGSNRSDNSRRRSMLGLFGSSGEDNKNSSASHRRTSTLASSHINVAPVINMRFESEKPDIGRGF; via the coding sequence ATGCTGTCTCGAACTCCCCGACCAGACACCAAGCACAAGCGAAAGTCGTCACTACTGGATCTCTTCGGTCTCGGACAACTCGCAAAGGAAGACCCCCAGGTGCCTGAAATCTCAGCACCCATCCCCAGCTCGCTACAGCAGTTCCATACGACCCCCCAGGATCTGCAAGGCGAGTTCATCGATCTCACTCTGGGCGCCAAACGAGACTCGTCACACTTTCACGCTGAATGTGAAACGCCGCCCAAACGGCGCTCCTACTACGACCCCAACACAGACCAGCTTTCGCCCATTCAAAACGTGGACGCCAACGACCTCGTCAACGAAACCATCTCGCTGCGAAACAGAGACTCCAGCAGGGACTACACTCACCTGTCCCACTCCGCGCAACCGTCACTGTCGGAATCTCTCCACGACTCCGAGTCACACTGCATGTCAGAGTCGCAACCGCAGACACCCCATACAGACTACAACGACGAAtttgaagacgacgacgctGCCATCCTACAAGCCGAGTGCGTCGAATTCCATCAACCGCGATTCCAGACAATGAACCCGGCGTCCATGCACTCTGTCTCCACCATTGGAGATGCCTGTGTGCGAGTTGGATGCTCTTCTCCCGCCTTCTCGGACGCTGATCCATTCAAGAAGCGAGAGTCGAtgctctccacctccactcTGGACAGAACCCCCTCGAAAAGAGGCAACAAAAATGATCTCATCGACAGATACCTCAACTCCCTCTACGATAGTCAAGATCACCCTTCCATCGACGATGACATGAACATGGACGTTGACGAAGATACTACTCGAGTCTACTATCAGCATCCCGTGACTCCTCCCCAGTCCACGTTCAACTTCCCCACAAGAGATTCCTCTCTGCCCCAAAATTCACCTCGAAACGAGTTACAATCTGCATCTTCCTGTTATTCTTCTAATGTGTCTAGCGCCCAAAAGTCCGTTCAGGTGGAAGACGCCTCGTTCGCTATGATCAACCCTTACGCCAACGGTTCCCGGTCATCTTCTGCATCTGTCAATGTGGTACCTCGATCCCGAGTGGCCTCTTCAGGCGGAGTTAACAGAAAGCCTGTTCCTGCCAGACAGGAGGAGTCCGTCATGGGAGAATTTGAGAACGAGCTGGCCCGTCTGGACTCCATTGGTACCTTCACTGAgctgcctcctcctgtCTCATACGCCAGTTCTATCATCAGCGATAAGTTGACCCCCCACCCTGCTCTTGTCAATGCTCGCAACACTGCTCCTGGAATGGGTTCTCGAAACGGCTCACAGCGAGACATTTCCCGAGATATGGCTGGCATGTCCattgcctcctcctcgacacAGTCGGTCAACCATGCTGCTCGAAACCCCCATATTCAGCAGCACTCCACTACaccttctgtttcttctgaCAACAGATCCAAAAGACATTCTCTCAGTGGCAAGTTTGGTAAGCTTAAGGACTTTGGGCGACGAATTACACACTCCAAGCCtactgctcctgctcctaCTCCCGctgtctcttctgctgccccTACCCCTCGACCTGGTTCTAACAGATCTGACAACAGCCGACGACGATCCATGCTGGGCTTGTTTGGCTCTTCTGGCGAAGACAACAAGAACTCTTCTGCTTCGCACCGACGAACCTCTACTCTTGCTAGCAGCCACATCAACGTTGCCCCTGTTATTAACATGCGGTTCGAGTCTGAAAAGCCCGACATTGGACGAGGATTCTAG